A genomic segment from Vidua macroura isolate BioBank_ID:100142 chromosome Z, ASM2450914v1, whole genome shotgun sequence encodes:
- the ATP5F1A gene encoding ATP synthase subunit alpha, mitochondrial, with protein MLSARVAAALARSLPRQAGLVSRNTLAAAFVATRNLHASKPCFQKTGTAEVSSILEERILGADTSAELEETGRVLSIGDGIARVYGLRNVQAEEMVEFSSGLKGMSLNLEPDNVGVVVFGNDRLIKEGDVVKRTGAIVDVPVGEELLGRVVDALGNPIDGKGSIASKTRRRVGLKAPGIIPRISVREPMQTGIKAVDSLVPIGRGQRELIIGDRQTGKTSIAIDTIINQKRFNDGTDEKKKLYCIYVAIGQKRSTVAQLVKRLTDADAMKYTIVVSATASDAAPLQYLAPYSGCSMGEYFRDNGKHALIIYDDLSKQAVAYRQMSLLLRRPPGREAYPGDVFYLHSRLLERAAKMNDSFGGGSLTALPVIETQAGDVSAYIPTNVISITDGQIFLETELFYKGIRPAINVGLSVSRVGSAAQTRAMKQVAGTMKLELAQYREVAAFAQFGSDLDAATQQLLNRGVRLTELLKQGQYVPMAIEEQVAVIYAGVRGHLDKLEPSKITKFESAFLAHVLSQHQDLLSTIRTEGKISDQTEAKLKEIVTKFLSTFEA; from the exons atGCTCTCCGCCCGCGTGGCCGCCGCCCTCGCCCGCTCCCTGCCGCGGCAGGCCGGCCTG GTTTCCAGAAACACCCTCGCTGCAGCATTTGTTGCTACAAGAAACCTCCATGCCTCCAAACCATGCTTTCAGAAAACTG GTACCGCCGAGGTGTCCTCTATTCTGGAGGAGCGCATCCTGGGAGCCGACACCTCGGCTGAGCTGGAGGAGACGGGCCGCGTGCTCTCGATCGGTGATGGTATTGCCCGCGTGTACGGCCTGAGAAATGTCCAGGCAGAAGAGATGGTTGAGTTCTCTTCTGGGCTGAAG GGCATGTCCTTGAATTTGGAGCCTGACAATGTTGGTGTTGTCGTGTTTGGTAACGACAGACTGATCAAAGAGGGGGATGTTGTGAAGCGGACTGGTGCCATTGTGGATGTTCCAGTgggggaggagctgctgggccgTGTTGTGGATGCCCTGGGCAATCCTATTGATGGGAAG gGTTCTATTGCATCTAAGACACGTAGGAGAGTTGGCTTGAAGGCCCCTGGGATCATTCCCAGGATCTCTGTGCGTGAGCCCATGCAGACTGGGATTAAGGCTGTGGACAGCTTGGTGCCCATTGGTCGTGGCCAGCGTGAGCTGATCATTGGTGACAGGCAGACTGG GAAAACTTCAATTGCAATTGACACCATAATCAACCAGAAACGATTCAACGATGGCACAGATGAGAAGAAGAAGCTGTACTGTATCTATGTTGCAATTGGCCAGAAGAGATCCACTGTTGCTCAGCTGGTAAAGAGGCTCACTGATGCAG ATGCCATGAAGTACACTATTGTGGTGTCTGCCACAGCATCCGATGCAGCACCCCTGCAGTATCTGGCTCCCTATTCAGGCTGCTCCATGGGGGAGTACTTCAGAGACAACGGGAAGCACGCGCTAATCATCTATGATGACTTGTCCAAACAG GCCGTTGCCTACCGTCAGATGTCTCTGCTGCTGCGCCGCCCCCCTGGCCGTGAGGCCTACCCGGGTGATGTGTTCTACCTGCACTCCCggctgctggagagagcagcCAAAATGAACGACTCTTTTGGGGGCGGCTCTCTGACCGCCTTGCCCGTCATCGAGACTCAGGCTGGGGACGTGTCTGCTTACATTCCAACCAATGTCATCTCCATCACCGATGGACAG ATTTTCTTGGAAACTGAGTTGTTCTACAAAGGTATCCGTCCAGCCATCAACGTTGGTCTGTCTGTGTCCCGTGTGGGTTCTGCTGCTCAGACCAGGGCTATGAAGCAG GTGGCCGGTACCATGAAGCTGGAGCTGGCTCAGTACCGGGAGGTCGCTGCCTTCGCCCAGTTCGGCTCTGACCTGGACGCTGCCACGCAGCAGCTGCTGAACCGCGGTGTGCGCCTGACAGagctgctcaagcagggccagtACG TTCCCATGGCTATTGAGGAGCAGGTGGCAGTCATCTATGCTGGTGTAAGAGGTCACTTGGACAAGCTGGAGCCCAGCAAGATCACAAAATTTGAGAGTGCTTTCCTAGCTCATGTACTGAGCCAGCACCAGGACCTGCTCTCCACAATCAG GACCGAAGGGAAGATCTCTGACCAGACAGAAGCAAAGTTGAAGGAAATAGTCACAAAATTCCTGTCTACTTTTGAGGCATAA
- the HAUS1 gene encoding HAUS augmin-like complex subunit 1, with protein sequence MAAAAGAAGGDDFQEKLIRVTLWLKKLYGSVPIPEYEVNERTVDILHEVMECNEERDRDVMLLIEDMKEQTSKYEAETEYWQDILQESLGFFEGDLSKEATEDLMDLVASALELEVEDTSLTSFYCAINDMTSELYETKSRNEELELKYKTLSKKLTSALMMQKRIEEDVEKLEKSQSAEKAKAETQSKTLNFLKAKSKDLKIRIRNAEDELVGRGLDQSLTHEALMKSSEELAALHKKIEPLKMELKSYHDLPPSIPLAKVTVEEARKTLKALDEELTREIEAVPFELT encoded by the exons atggcggcggcggcgggagcagcGGGCGGCGATGACTTCCAGGAGAAGCTCATACGG GTTACTTTATGGCTAAAGAAATTATATGGCAGTGTGCCTATTCCAGAGTATGAGGTGAATGAAAGGACAGTGGATATTTTGCATGAAGTTATGGAGTGCAATGAAGAGAGAGACAGGGATGTTATGTTGCTGATAGAAGACATGAAGGAGCAGACATCTAAGTATGAAGCAGAAA CTGAGTACTGGCAGGATATTCTTCAAGAAAGCCTGGGTTTCTTTGAGGGCGATCTGTCCAAAGAGGCCACCGAAGACCTCATGGACCTGGTAGCAAGTGCATTGGAACTCGAAGTGGAGGACACGTCTCTTACCAG CTTCTACTGTGCCATCAATGACATGACCTCGGAACTGTATGAAACAAAATCAAGAAATGAAGAATTGGAACTGAAATATAAGACTCTCTCGAAAAAACTAACTTCAGCACTGATGATGCAAAAACGGATAGAGGA ggATGTTGAAAAACTGGAGAAATCTCAGAGCGCAGAAAAGGCCAAAGCTGAGACACAATCCAAGACCCTGAATTTCCTGAAAGCTAAGTCTAAGGATCTGAAAATAAGGATCAGGAATGCTGAG GATGAGCTTgttggcagggggttggaccaATCCTTGACACACGAGGCACTCATGAAATCGTCTGAG GAACTGGCTGCACTGCATAAAAAAATTGAGCCATTGAAGATGGAACTGAAGTCCTATCATGATTTACCTCCT AGCATTCCCTTGGCAAAAGTGACGGTGGAAGAAGCGAGAAAAACACTT AAAGCCTTGGATGAAGAGCTCACAAGGGAGATCGAGGCTGTGCCTTTCGAGCTGACATAG